One part of the Mariniflexile litorale genome encodes these proteins:
- a CDS encoding aminotransferase class III-fold pyridoxal phosphate-dependent enzyme translates to MDKTGQELYKKAKTLIPGGTMLLSKRPEMFLPDHWPSYFSKAKGCKVWDLDGNEYLDMSIMGIGTNTLGYGNDEVDASVLETVKKGNMSTFNCPEEVYLAEKLMELNPWADMVRFARSGGEANAIAIRIGRAAAGKDKVAICGYHGWHDWYLSANHNEGDELSNHLLAGLSPAGVPKNLKNTVYPFHYNNFEELLSIVDNNDIGVIKMEVMRNFGPEDNFLQKVRDLATKKNIVLIFDECTSGFRETYGGIYKKFGVEPDIAMYGKTIGNGYALTAVVGRKAVMEAAQKTFISSTFWTERIGPTAALKTLEVMNSIKSWDIITEKGKKIQVGWKTLANTHNLSISVSGIPSLSTYSFKSTNALEYKTFITQEMLKKGFLASTNFYACIEHKDQYIESYFNALDSIYKVISNCEKGNKNIHDLLDGPTCHSGFQRLN, encoded by the coding sequence ATGGATAAAACAGGGCAAGAATTATATAAAAAGGCAAAAACGTTAATTCCAGGGGGCACCATGTTATTGTCTAAAAGACCAGAAATGTTCTTACCAGACCATTGGCCTTCTTATTTTTCTAAAGCAAAGGGCTGTAAGGTGTGGGATTTAGATGGAAATGAATATTTGGACATGTCTATCATGGGTATTGGAACAAACACCTTGGGTTATGGAAATGATGAGGTAGATGCCTCTGTTTTAGAAACAGTAAAAAAGGGAAACATGAGTACCTTTAATTGTCCTGAAGAAGTGTATTTAGCCGAAAAACTTATGGAGTTAAACCCATGGGCAGATATGGTAAGATTTGCAAGAAGTGGCGGTGAAGCAAATGCTATTGCTATAAGAATAGGAAGGGCAGCAGCAGGTAAAGATAAAGTGGCTATTTGTGGTTATCATGGTTGGCATGATTGGTACCTTTCGGCAAATCATAATGAAGGCGACGAATTATCAAATCATTTATTAGCAGGCCTAAGCCCTGCAGGAGTGCCTAAAAATTTAAAAAACACGGTGTATCCATTTCATTATAACAATTTTGAAGAACTATTGTCAATTGTAGACAATAATGACATTGGGGTTATTAAAATGGAAGTCATGCGGAATTTTGGACCTGAAGATAATTTTTTACAGAAAGTTAGAGATTTAGCCACAAAAAAAAATATTGTTCTAATTTTTGATGAATGCACTTCAGGTTTTAGAGAAACTTATGGAGGGATTTACAAAAAATTTGGAGTGGAACCAGACATTGCCATGTATGGTAAAACAATTGGGAATGGATATGCATTAACAGCTGTAGTAGGTAGAAAGGCCGTCATGGAGGCTGCTCAAAAAACTTTTATAAGCAGTACGTTTTGGACTGAAAGAATTGGCCCAACGGCGGCTTTAAAAACCTTAGAAGTAATGAACAGTATTAAATCTTGGGATATTATTACTGAAAAAGGCAAAAAAATACAGGTAGGGTGGAAAACGTTGGCAAATACACACAATTTATCGATATCGGTTTCAGGGATTCCGTCATTAAGCACCTATAGTTTTAAAAGCACAAATGCATTAGAATATAAAACATTTATTACTCAAGAAATGCTTAAAAAGGGGTTTTTAGCGAGCACAAATTTTTATGCATGCATAGAACATAAAGATCAATATATAGAAAGTTATTTTAATGCTTTAGATTCGATTTATAAAGTGATTTCTAATTGTGAAAAAGGAAATAAAAACATACACGATTTGTTAGATGGTCCGACATGTCACTCAGGGTTTCAACGATTGAACTAA
- a CDS encoding aldo/keto reductase: MKNKLILGTVQLGLNYGINNKTGKPSLQNAFEILHLAYDEGLRILDTAEAYGDSQEVIGKFQKENPNKIFNIITKLATNNTLRKGGLLKQIDIDCQILGVNQLYGYMFHNYESFKNNTYFYNELLLAREKGIIIKAGISLYSNDEIKDILDNYPGFDFIQIPFNALDNASKRKNLFIRARNMNIEVHTRSVFLQGLLFKNSNNLTEVLKPLRTYIKKFESIKVKSRLNTETLALQYVLEKEYIDFVLFGVENSEQLMNNIIICEKKVNIPHDSIDAIDVKEINLLNPSNWN, translated from the coding sequence ATGAAAAATAAATTAATATTAGGAACCGTACAATTGGGATTAAATTATGGAATTAATAATAAAACAGGAAAGCCCTCACTACAAAATGCTTTTGAAATTTTACATCTGGCATATGATGAAGGATTAAGAATTTTAGACACTGCAGAGGCTTATGGAGACTCACAAGAAGTGATTGGAAAATTTCAGAAAGAAAATCCAAACAAGATTTTTAATATTATAACAAAGCTTGCCACAAATAATACTTTAAGAAAGGGAGGTCTTTTAAAACAAATAGATATTGATTGTCAAATTTTAGGGGTAAATCAACTTTATGGCTATATGTTTCATAATTATGAAAGTTTTAAAAACAATACGTATTTTTATAATGAATTATTATTGGCAAGAGAAAAAGGTATAATAATAAAGGCAGGTATTTCTCTATATTCAAATGATGAGATAAAGGATATATTAGATAATTATCCAGGTTTTGATTTTATTCAAATTCCATTTAATGCTCTTGATAATGCCTCAAAAAGAAAAAACCTTTTTATAAGAGCAAGGAATATGAATATAGAAGTGCACACCAGATCTGTATTTTTGCAAGGGTTATTATTTAAGAACAGTAATAATCTCACAGAAGTTCTAAAACCATTAAGGACATATATTAAAAAATTTGAATCAATAAAAGTTAAAAGTCGATTGAATACAGAAACCTTAGCATTACAATATGTTCTCGAAAAGGAATATATAGATTTTGTGTTGTTTGGAGTAGAAAACTCAGAGCAACTAATGAATAATATAATTATTTGCGAAAAAAAAGTTAATATTCCTCATGATAGTATTGATGCCATAGATGTTAAAGAAATAAATTTGTTGAATCCATCAAATTGGAATTAA
- a CDS encoding class I SAM-dependent methyltransferase gives MKKQGEIYVNNDADKWFERNKYSNHNCFTEYLTGIFPKSFLRSKTIAEFGVGRGNNILFLSNYAQQIDGYDGSSKAIDNLKKIKESRTNIDGIEVNLGEEFVGLRTYDIIIFGFFTYMLSNEEFKILVENSKRLLNRNGYIYVYDFLSETMIEKVDSHNDKLKVFKRNIGFYLDEMKDFYLQDFKLWDNSKLNEYMSKDNQHTLDLSIESDDYNWTFSSLFKLR, from the coding sequence ATGAAAAAACAAGGTGAAATTTATGTAAATAATGATGCTGATAAATGGTTTGAAAGAAACAAGTATAGTAATCATAACTGCTTTACAGAGTATTTAACAGGCATTTTTCCAAAATCTTTTTTGAGAAGTAAAACCATCGCAGAATTTGGCGTAGGTAGAGGAAACAATATCCTTTTTTTAAGTAATTATGCGCAACAAATTGACGGGTATGATGGTTCTTCAAAAGCCATTGATAATTTAAAAAAAATAAAAGAAAGCAGAACAAATATTGATGGAATAGAAGTAAATTTAGGAGAAGAATTTGTTGGTTTAAGAACTTATGACATAATTATTTTTGGTTTTTTTACTTATATGTTAAGCAATGAAGAGTTTAAAATTTTGGTGGAAAACAGCAAAAGACTTTTAAATAGAAATGGATATATATATGTATATGATTTTTTATCAGAGACAATGATTGAAAAGGTGGATTCCCATAATGACAAATTAAAAGTCTTTAAAAGAAATATAGGTTTTTATTTAGATGAAATGAAAGATTTTTATTTGCAAGATTTTAAACTTTGGGACAACAGTAAATTAAACGAATATATGAGCAAAGACAATCAACATACTTTAGATTTGTCTATTGAAAGCGATGATTATAATTGGACCTTTTCTTCACTATTTAAATTAAGATAA
- a CDS encoding glycosyltransferase family protein: MNVVVITQARSGSTRLPNKILKEIQERSLLQIHVDRIKKAKLVSHIIIATTTNKEDNKVELLAKEFKVKYFRGSETDVLDRFYQAVKEVKPSYIVRLTSDCPLIDPLLIDEVIKEALQRKLDYYTNVMDELYPDGQDIEVFTFKALEKAWKEATLLSDREHVTSYIRNNSTYKGGILFKSDNHGLKENYNQVRLTVDEPQDFEVIKILVEQLGLDKDWRTYTDYYLGNKEICMLNNKIIRNEGFLKSIKNNL; encoded by the coding sequence ATGAATGTTGTTGTTATTACTCAAGCCAGAAGCGGATCAACGAGACTTCCTAATAAAATTTTAAAAGAAATACAGGAGCGCAGCTTATTACAAATCCATGTTGATAGAATTAAAAAAGCCAAATTGGTTTCTCATATTATTATTGCAACAACAACAAATAAAGAGGATAATAAAGTTGAGTTACTAGCAAAGGAATTTAAGGTCAAGTATTTCAGAGGTAGTGAAACAGATGTCCTTGATCGTTTTTACCAAGCCGTTAAAGAAGTAAAGCCAAGTTATATAGTTCGATTAACTTCAGATTGTCCTTTAATCGATCCATTATTAATAGATGAAGTCATAAAAGAAGCTCTTCAACGAAAATTAGATTATTATACAAATGTCATGGATGAGTTATACCCAGATGGGCAAGATATCGAAGTTTTTACATTCAAAGCACTAGAAAAAGCTTGGAAGGAAGCCACTTTGTTATCAGATAGAGAACATGTTACTTCATATATTAGAAATAATTCAACATACAAAGGGGGTATTTTATTTAAATCAGATAATCATGGTTTAAAAGAGAACTATAACCAAGTAAGATTAACTGTTGATGAACCACAAGATTTTGAAGTGATTAAAATCCTCGTTGAGCAATTAGGATTAGATAAAGATTGGAGAACCTATACAGATTACTATTTAGGTAACAAAGAAATATGTATGTTAAATAATAAGATAATTAGAAATGAAGGATTTCTGAAATCAATAAAAAATAATTTATGA
- the rfbA gene encoding glucose-1-phosphate thymidylyltransferase RfbA gives MKGIILAGGSGTRLHPLTLSVSKQLMPIYDKPMIYYPLSTLMYAGINEILIISTPKDLPLFQDLLGDGKKYGCKFEYAVQENPNGLAEAFIIGEDFIGKDKVALILGDNIFYGTGLSKLLQANNNPDGGVIYAYRVNDPERYGVVEFNKNGQAISIEEKPETPKSNYAVPGIYFYDNSVVEIAKNIKPSTRGELEITDVNREYLKQGKLNVSILDRGTAWLDTGTFQSLMQASQFVEVIEERQGLKIGAIEGAAFEMGYITKEQFKALAQPLLKSGYGKNLLGLLNNK, from the coding sequence ATGAAAGGAATCATACTAGCAGGTGGATCTGGAACTAGACTACACCCTTTAACATTATCAGTAAGTAAGCAACTTATGCCTATTTATGATAAACCTATGATTTACTATCCCTTATCTACTTTAATGTATGCAGGTATCAACGAAATATTAATAATTTCCACACCAAAAGATTTGCCTTTATTTCAAGACTTATTGGGTGACGGTAAAAAGTATGGCTGCAAATTTGAATATGCGGTTCAAGAAAACCCTAATGGATTAGCGGAGGCTTTTATAATTGGGGAAGATTTTATAGGAAAGGATAAAGTAGCCTTAATATTAGGAGATAATATTTTTTATGGTACAGGATTGTCCAAATTATTACAAGCAAACAATAATCCCGATGGAGGTGTTATTTATGCATATAGAGTAAATGATCCTGAGCGTTATGGTGTAGTTGAATTTAATAAAAATGGACAAGCTATTTCAATAGAAGAAAAACCAGAAACACCTAAATCAAATTATGCTGTTCCTGGTATTTATTTTTATGATAATTCAGTAGTAGAAATTGCTAAAAATATAAAACCCTCTACCAGAGGCGAACTTGAAATTACGGATGTTAATAGAGAATATCTAAAACAAGGTAAACTTAATGTAAGTATTTTAGATAGGGGAACTGCTTGGCTAGACACAGGGACGTTTCAATCTTTAATGCAGGCATCTCAGTTTGTTGAAGTAATTGAAGAACGTCAAGGATTGAAAATAGGCGCTATAGAAGGGGCTGCATTCGAAATGGGTTATATAACTAAAGAACAATTTAAAGCTTTAGCACAGCCCTTATTAAAAAGCGGTTATGGTAAAAATTTATTGGGCTTACTTAATAATAAATAA
- the pseB gene encoding UDP-N-acetylglucosamine 4,6-dehydratase (inverting) yields the protein MLDLNGKSILITGGTGSLGKALTSHILSKYPETRRLIIYSRDEQKQFQMAQEYPEDKFPQIRYFIGDVRDRERLTRAFQGVNYVIHAAAMKHVHIAEYNPDECIKTNIGGAENVVDACLKTKVERVVALSTDKACAPINLYGATKLTSDKLFIAANNIKGENPIIFSVVRYGNVMGSNGSVIPFFINKKKEGILPITDPNMTRFNISLQGGVDMVMHALENAWGGELFVPKIPSYRIMDVAEAIGPECKKPIVGIRPGEKVHEEMITSSDSFYTYDLGKYYIILPATHKWELDQYIKEFNAVKVKDGFYYNSGNNEEWETVESLRTLIIEHVDSNFII from the coding sequence ATGTTAGATTTAAACGGAAAGTCAATTTTAATTACAGGCGGAACAGGGTCTCTTGGTAAAGCATTAACAAGTCATATTCTTTCTAAATATCCGGAAACTCGCAGACTCATAATTTATTCTAGAGATGAGCAAAAGCAATTTCAAATGGCTCAAGAATACCCAGAAGATAAATTTCCACAAATAAGATATTTCATTGGAGATGTTAGGGATAGAGAGCGTTTGACAAGAGCTTTTCAGGGTGTAAATTATGTTATTCATGCTGCCGCGATGAAACATGTACATATTGCTGAATACAATCCTGATGAATGCATAAAAACAAATATAGGAGGCGCTGAAAATGTTGTAGACGCATGTTTGAAGACTAAAGTCGAACGTGTTGTCGCTCTTTCTACAGATAAGGCTTGCGCTCCAATTAATTTATATGGTGCTACAAAATTAACTTCGGACAAATTGTTTATTGCGGCCAATAATATTAAAGGAGAAAATCCAATTATATTCTCAGTTGTAAGATATGGAAACGTAATGGGTTCAAATGGTTCAGTTATTCCGTTTTTTATAAACAAAAAAAAGGAGGGGATTCTACCTATTACTGATCCAAATATGACCAGATTCAATATTTCTTTACAAGGTGGAGTTGATATGGTAATGCATGCTTTAGAGAATGCTTGGGGAGGTGAATTGTTTGTTCCAAAAATTCCTTCATATAGAATTATGGATGTTGCAGAAGCTATAGGTCCTGAATGCAAAAAGCCTATAGTAGGCATTAGACCTGGAGAAAAAGTGCATGAAGAAATGATTACTTCTTCAGACTCATTTTATACCTATGATTTGGGAAAATATTATATCATATTACCAGCTACTCATAAATGGGAATTAGATCAATATATAAAAGAGTTCAATGCTGTGAAAGTAAAGGATGGATTTTATTATAATTCGGGTAATAATGAAGAATGGGAAACAGTTGAAAGTTTAAGAACCTTAATAATAGAACACGTAGATTCTAATTTTATAATATAA
- the rfbC gene encoding dTDP-4-dehydrorhamnose 3,5-epimerase, whose amino-acid sequence MTVKETKLKGCFILEPKVFEDSRGYFFESFNQKIFNNLIGKNVNFIQDNESFSSKGVLRGLHYQRGEFAQAKLVRVVKGAVLDVAVDIRKGSLSYGQHVSIELSEKNKKQLFVPRGVAHGFIVLSDSAIFSYKCDNFYNKESEGGIIYNDKDLNIDWKLDEKEFVVSEKDLQLPTFKEAIL is encoded by the coding sequence ATGACAGTAAAAGAAACTAAATTAAAAGGCTGTTTCATACTAGAACCAAAAGTTTTCGAGGATAGCAGAGGTTATTTTTTTGAGAGTTTTAACCAAAAAATCTTCAATAATTTGATTGGAAAAAATGTTAATTTTATTCAGGATAACGAGTCTTTTTCTTCTAAAGGTGTGTTAAGAGGACTTCATTATCAAAGAGGAGAATTTGCACAAGCAAAGCTAGTAAGAGTTGTTAAAGGAGCTGTTTTAGACGTAGCTGTAGATATTAGAAAAGGGTCTTTATCCTATGGACAACATGTTTCAATTGAACTGTCAGAAAAAAATAAAAAACAATTGTTTGTACCACGGGGGGTTGCCCATGGTTTTATTGTTTTAAGTGATAGTGCTATTTTTTCATATAAATGTGATAATTTTTATAATAAGGAGTCAGAAGGAGGTATTATTTATAATGATAAAGATTTAAATATTGATTGGAAATTAGATGAAAAAGAATTTGTGGTTTCTGAAAAAGATTTACAATTACCAACTTTTAAGGAGGCTATTTTATGA
- the rfbB gene encoding dTDP-glucose 4,6-dehydratase: MMNEVDLKILITGGAGFIGSHVVKLFVEKYSNYHIFNLDALTYAGNLENLKDIENKPNYTFIKGDITNETFVNELFNEHKFDSIIHLAAESHVDRSIKDPLAFVKTNVIGTMILLNAFKNTWNDNFSNKLFYHISTDEVYGTLGETGLFTETTSYNPNSPYSASKASSDHFVRAYGETYGMPYIITNCSNNYGQNQFPEKLIPLFINNIINNKPLPVYGDGNYTRDWLYVKDHAVAIDLVFHKGKNHETYNIGGFNEWKNIDLVKLLCQQMDEKLNRIIGASEKLITYVKDRPGHDLRYAIDASKINRELGWEPSVTFEEGLNKTIDWYSSNEEWLNSVTSGDYQLYYEKQYN; the protein is encoded by the coding sequence ATGATGAACGAGGTGGACTTAAAAATATTAATAACAGGAGGCGCAGGTTTTATTGGATCGCATGTTGTAAAGTTGTTTGTTGAAAAATACTCAAACTATCATATTTTTAATTTAGATGCACTAACCTATGCAGGTAATTTAGAAAATCTAAAAGATATAGAGAACAAACCAAACTATACGTTTATAAAAGGAGACATTACCAATGAGACCTTCGTAAATGAATTATTTAACGAACATAAATTTGATTCAATCATTCATTTGGCAGCAGAGTCGCATGTAGATAGATCTATAAAAGATCCCTTGGCATTTGTAAAAACAAATGTTATTGGAACCATGATTCTTCTAAATGCATTTAAAAACACATGGAATGATAACTTTAGCAATAAATTGTTTTATCATATAAGTACCGATGAGGTTTATGGAACTTTAGGAGAAACGGGTTTGTTTACAGAGACCACGTCTTATAATCCAAACTCGCCGTATTCAGCATCAAAAGCAAGTTCAGATCACTTTGTAAGGGCTTATGGTGAAACCTATGGAATGCCTTATATTATTACTAATTGCTCCAATAACTATGGGCAAAATCAATTTCCTGAGAAGTTGATTCCGTTATTTATAAATAATATAATAAATAACAAGCCATTACCTGTTTATGGTGATGGTAATTATACAAGAGACTGGTTGTATGTAAAAGATCATGCTGTTGCTATTGATTTGGTTTTTCACAAAGGTAAAAACCACGAAACCTATAATATTGGAGGTTTTAACGAATGGAAAAATATCGATTTGGTTAAATTGTTATGTCAACAAATGGACGAAAAGCTAAATAGAATAATAGGTGCTTCTGAGAAGTTAATTACCTATGTGAAAGACCGTCCAGGACATGATTTAAGGTATGCTATAGATGCGTCAAAAATAAATAGGGAGTTAGGTTGGGAACCATCGGTAACTTTTGAGGAAGGCTTAAATAAAACGATTGATTGGTATTCAAGCAATGAAGAATGGTTAAATAGTGTTACGAGCGGAGATTATCAGTTGTACTATGAAAAACAATACAATTAA
- the pseC gene encoding UDP-4-amino-4,6-dideoxy-N-acetyl-beta-L-altrosamine transaminase, translated as MNPIPYGRQYIDQDDIDAVINTLTSDYLTQGPKVKEFEDRFAEYIGVKYAVAVNNATSGLHLAVLSLGLKEEERVITTPITFAASANCIRYAGGEVWFADIDPDTYLLSLESTKKLIESKPKGFFKGIIPVDFAGLPVDLEAFKALAKEHDLWIIEDACHAPGGYFTDSKGNKQMCGNGNYADIGIFSFHPVKHIACGEGGMITTNSEELYKKLSLLRTHGITKDNMEENHGGWYYEMQELGFNYRLTDIQSALGITQLAKNEAGVKRRNEISNNYKKAFKNKIKHQDLPEGTYNAHHLFIIEVADRKGLYDFLRTHNIFAQIHYIPVHTLPYYKTIGYGHANLDHSENYYSKCISLPMYPSLSNEEQAFVIDKILGYFKA; from the coding sequence ATGAATCCAATACCATACGGAAGACAGTATATCGATCAAGATGATATTGACGCAGTAATAAATACTTTAACAAGTGATTATTTAACTCAAGGACCAAAAGTTAAAGAGTTTGAGGATAGATTTGCCGAATATATAGGTGTAAAATATGCAGTTGCGGTAAATAATGCCACATCTGGGTTACATTTAGCCGTTTTGTCCTTAGGGTTAAAAGAAGAAGAAAGGGTTATAACAACGCCTATTACGTTTGCTGCATCGGCAAATTGCATTAGATACGCTGGTGGTGAAGTTTGGTTTGCAGACATTGACCCAGATACATATCTGTTATCTTTAGAAAGCACTAAAAAATTAATAGAAAGTAAGCCAAAAGGGTTTTTTAAAGGAATTATTCCTGTTGACTTTGCTGGTTTACCAGTAGATTTAGAAGCTTTTAAAGCACTTGCAAAAGAACATGATTTATGGATTATAGAAGATGCTTGTCATGCGCCAGGAGGGTATTTTACAGATTCTAAAGGAAACAAACAAATGTGTGGCAACGGAAATTATGCCGATATAGGTATTTTTTCGTTTCATCCTGTAAAGCATATTGCTTGTGGAGAAGGTGGAATGATAACCACTAATTCTGAAGAATTATACAAAAAACTTTCATTGCTTAGAACCCATGGTATTACAAAGGATAATATGGAAGAAAATCATGGGGGTTGGTATTACGAAATGCAAGAACTGGGTTTTAATTACAGATTAACAGATATACAATCTGCTTTGGGTATTACGCAACTTGCAAAGAATGAGGCAGGAGTAAAAAGAAGAAATGAGATTTCAAATAACTATAAAAAGGCATTTAAAAATAAAATAAAACATCAAGACTTACCTGAAGGTACTTACAATGCACATCATTTATTTATTATAGAAGTAGCCGATAGAAAGGGTTTATACGATTTTTTAAGAACTCATAATATTTTTGCTCAAATACATTATATACCAGTACATACACTACCGTATTATAAAACTATCGGGTATGGACATGCTAATTTAGATCATTCAGAAAACTATTATTCTAAATGTATAAGTTTGCCAATGTACCCTAGTTTGTCTAATGAAGAGCAAGCATTTGTAATAGATAAGATATTAGGCTATTTTAAAGCATAG
- the rfbD gene encoding dTDP-4-dehydrorhamnose reductase: MTTILVTGGNGQLASCIKDVEKQYDDLNVIYTDYLELDICDLNQVQTFFKTNNQINYCINCAAYTAVDKAEIEVDKAFEINATGAKNLALACNEFGVVLIHISTDFVFDGNKQKPYTETDKAHPVSVYGETKMKGEIEIASVLQKHFLIRTSWLYSEHGNNFMKTMLRLAKEKDSLNIVSDQIGTPTYAGDLAEFIFYIIKAKSQDFGTYHYSNFGEISWYDFANEIFKESKIDIKLTPIATKDYPTFASRPMYSVLDKSKILKKFNIEIPYWQDSLKKGLLRFNLIS, from the coding sequence ATGACAACTATTTTAGTTACTGGGGGTAACGGACAATTAGCAAGCTGTATAAAGGATGTTGAAAAACAGTATGATGATTTAAATGTAATTTACACAGATTATTTAGAACTTGATATTTGTGATTTAAATCAAGTCCAAACTTTTTTCAAAACAAATAACCAAATAAATTATTGCATTAATTGTGCGGCTTATACAGCTGTTGATAAAGCAGAAATAGAGGTTGATAAAGCTTTTGAAATAAATGCAACAGGAGCAAAAAACTTAGCATTAGCTTGTAACGAATTTGGTGTTGTTTTAATTCATATTTCTACAGATTTTGTGTTTGATGGAAATAAACAAAAACCATACACAGAGACAGACAAAGCTCACCCTGTAAGCGTTTATGGAGAAACTAAAATGAAAGGTGAAATAGAAATAGCATCAGTATTACAAAAGCACTTTCTAATAAGAACGTCTTGGTTATATTCTGAGCATGGAAATAATTTTATGAAGACTATGTTAAGACTAGCAAAAGAAAAAGATTCACTTAATATAGTAAGTGATCAAATAGGGACACCAACTTATGCAGGAGATTTAGCCGAATTTATTTTTTATATTATAAAAGCTAAATCTCAAGACTTTGGTACATATCATTATAGTAATTTTGGAGAAATAAGTTGGTATGATTTTGCTAATGAAATATTTAAAGAGAGTAAAATTGATATTAAGTTAACACCAATAGCAACGAAAGATTATCCCACTTTTGCCAGTCGACCTATGTACAGTGTTTTAGATAAGTCGAAAATCTTAAAAAAGTTTAATATAGAAATACCATATTGGCAAGATAGTTTAAAAAAGGGGCTATTAAGATTTAATCTAATTAGTTAG